From Humibacter ginsenosidimutans, a single genomic window includes:
- a CDS encoding MFS transporter, whose amino-acid sequence MTPASARWPLRLALCVGYFLVLLDVTIVNVALPQIGSDLNAGASGLAWVVDAYSVPLAALLLAAGGIGDRLGHRRVVLLGLVGFGTSSVLCALAPAVGMLIAARAVQGVGAALMLPGTLALLVENAADENARSRLVGVWAAIGGAALPAGPLIGGLLVQTAGWRAVFWLSVPVIALALVPVLRLPGSGAGRRRDDPVDWGGAGLLVAGLACLVTAIIQGPDLPWLGVPLGVIAVGLAAWFVSVERRTAHPLLSIPHRTRGALAAACAVAGLMNLCVLGALFLLTQLFQDVHSFDPLTAGLSTLPAMLPLPLLGAPSGRLTARIGVWHTSALGLLVSAIGFAGIACTAGGSNMALLFCLAVWGAGLGILTPAIVTAALRAAPGSPGAASGVSNTSRQTGGALGVAIFAAIAGPADGLGFVSHSLALFLAGSAAFAVAGMLCFAAARRRSWR is encoded by the coding sequence ATGACACCCGCTTCCGCCAGGTGGCCGTTGAGGCTCGCGCTCTGCGTCGGCTACTTCCTCGTGCTCCTCGACGTGACGATAGTGAACGTCGCGCTTCCGCAGATCGGTTCCGACCTGAACGCCGGCGCATCCGGACTGGCGTGGGTAGTGGATGCCTACTCGGTGCCCCTTGCCGCACTGCTGCTGGCGGCCGGCGGGATCGGAGATCGGCTCGGGCATCGGCGGGTGGTGCTGCTCGGCCTGGTCGGGTTCGGCACTTCCTCGGTGCTGTGTGCGCTGGCCCCGGCCGTCGGCATGCTGATCGCCGCACGGGCCGTTCAGGGCGTGGGAGCTGCGCTGATGCTCCCCGGCACACTCGCCCTGCTCGTGGAGAACGCCGCGGACGAGAACGCGAGGAGCAGACTCGTGGGCGTCTGGGCCGCGATCGGCGGCGCCGCCCTGCCCGCCGGTCCGCTGATCGGTGGCCTGCTGGTGCAGACGGCGGGCTGGCGGGCGGTCTTCTGGCTCAGCGTGCCGGTGATCGCACTGGCTCTTGTCCCCGTGCTCCGGCTCCCCGGCTCGGGTGCCGGGCGGAGACGGGACGACCCCGTCGACTGGGGTGGCGCAGGTCTCCTGGTGGCGGGGCTCGCCTGCCTGGTGACCGCGATCATCCAGGGGCCCGACCTGCCGTGGCTGGGGGTGCCGCTCGGTGTGATCGCCGTGGGTCTCGCCGCGTGGTTCGTGTCCGTGGAACGGAGGACGGCGCATCCGCTTCTGAGCATCCCCCACCGCACACGAGGCGCCCTGGCCGCCGCGTGTGCGGTGGCGGGACTGATGAACCTCTGCGTGCTCGGAGCGCTGTTTCTGCTCACCCAGCTCTTCCAAGACGTGCACAGCTTCGACCCGTTGACGGCGGGCCTGTCCACACTGCCCGCGATGCTGCCCCTGCCCCTTCTCGGCGCGCCAAGCGGCAGGCTCACGGCCCGCATCGGCGTGTGGCACACCAGCGCGCTCGGCCTTCTCGTTTCCGCGATCGGGTTCGCGGGCATCGCCTGCACCGCCGGCGGCAGCAACATGGCGCTGCTGTTCTGTCTGGCGGTCTGGGGCGCGGGCCTCGGCATCCTGACCCCTGCGATCGTCACGGCCGCGCTGCGAGCCGCGCCCGGTTCGCCCGGCGCGGCATCCGGTGTGAGCAATACCAGCAGGCAGACCGGCGGCGCACTCGGTGTGGCGATCTTCGCTGCGATCGCCGGGCCCGCCGACGGCCTCGGCTTCGTGTCGCATTCCCTCGCGCTCTTCCTCGCGGGCTCCGCGGCCTTCGCCGTCGCCGGCATGCTCTGCTTCGCGGCCGCCCGCCGCCGATCGTGGCGGTGA
- the cofE gene encoding coenzyme F420-0:L-glutamate ligase yields MPGIPEIAPGDDLAAIVAGALEADAAAHPERALRSGDILIVTSKIVSKAEGRVVAADDREQAITDETVRVVATRAYDGGVTRIVENRQGVVGAAAGVDASNVADGSVLLLPRDPDASARALLAAWNARFGIELGVIISDTLGRTWRIGQTDLAIGAAGVRVVDDLRGQTDAAGRALAVTQPAVGDELAALGDLVKGKASGCPVAVVRGTARLLEPQRSAPFTAGRSLTRTGQGDMFRLGTDEALAEGYRSGLAAGLALATGARPRWTVVVPFKGGDGAKSRFAGEAGLDRRRLSSAFLLDTLDAIRTAVAVDAVIVVSSEPSLAETVHSRADAIVPDPSAGLNAAVAAGVLAAHRLHPGSFVAVLVGDLPALRGEDLDAALRSAVDAARHGHPYSFVPDADGTGTTAITAAPGATISSRFGRGSAALHRDAGFVELVVATGSSLRQDVDDPRTLEAFRGSFGSATEDLLAARPSFAR; encoded by the coding sequence GTGCCCGGCATCCCGGAGATCGCGCCGGGCGATGACCTCGCCGCGATCGTCGCCGGCGCGCTCGAGGCGGATGCCGCCGCGCACCCCGAGCGGGCGTTGCGTTCCGGCGACATCCTGATCGTCACCAGCAAGATCGTCTCCAAGGCCGAGGGCAGGGTGGTCGCCGCCGACGACCGCGAGCAGGCCATCACGGATGAGACCGTGCGCGTGGTCGCGACGCGCGCCTACGACGGCGGGGTGACCCGCATCGTGGAGAACCGGCAGGGCGTCGTCGGTGCGGCCGCCGGCGTGGACGCCAGCAATGTCGCCGATGGCTCGGTGCTGCTGCTGCCGCGGGATCCCGACGCGTCGGCTCGCGCGCTGCTGGCCGCGTGGAACGCGCGCTTCGGCATCGAGCTCGGCGTGATCATCAGCGACACGCTGGGTCGTACGTGGCGCATCGGCCAGACCGACCTCGCCATCGGTGCGGCAGGGGTGCGCGTCGTCGACGATCTGCGCGGCCAGACCGACGCGGCCGGAAGGGCCCTCGCGGTCACGCAGCCCGCCGTCGGCGACGAACTCGCCGCGCTCGGCGACCTCGTGAAGGGCAAGGCGAGCGGATGCCCCGTGGCCGTCGTGCGTGGAACCGCCCGGCTGCTGGAGCCGCAGCGCTCGGCGCCGTTCACCGCCGGGCGCTCCCTGACCCGCACCGGCCAGGGCGACATGTTCCGGCTCGGAACCGACGAGGCGCTCGCCGAGGGGTACCGCAGCGGACTGGCCGCCGGCCTCGCGCTCGCGACCGGCGCCCGGCCCCGGTGGACGGTCGTCGTGCCGTTCAAGGGCGGCGACGGCGCGAAGTCGCGGTTCGCGGGGGAGGCGGGGCTGGATCGACGCCGGCTGTCGTCGGCGTTCCTGCTGGACACGCTCGATGCGATTCGGACGGCCGTGGCGGTCGACGCCGTCATCGTCGTCTCGAGCGAGCCGTCCCTCGCCGAGACTGTGCATTCACGCGCCGATGCGATCGTCCCCGACCCGAGTGCCGGGCTGAACGCGGCGGTCGCCGCCGGTGTGCTCGCGGCGCATCGGTTGCACCCGGGGTCGTTCGTGGCGGTGCTGGTCGGCGACTTGCCTGCGCTCCGCGGCGAAGACCTCGACGCGGCGCTGCGGTCGGCGGTGGATGCGGCGCGGCACGGGCATCCGTACTCCTTCGTCCCCGATGCCGACGGCACGGGGACGACGGCGATCACGGCCGCGCCGGGTGCCACGATCTCGTCGAGGTTCGGCCGTGGCTCGGCGGCGCTGCACCGCGACGCCGGGTTCGTCGAGCTCGTCGTCGCAACGGGATCGAGCCTGCGTCAGGACGTCGACGATCCCCGAACCCTCGAGGCTTTCCGCGGCAGCTTCGGCTCGGCGACGGAGGACCTGCTCGCCGCCCGCCCGTCGTTTGCACGCTGA